From the Candida dubliniensis CD36 chromosome 2, complete sequence genome, the window taaagGATTAGGACCAAATTTAGTTGGAGTGATACCAGCAAgatcaataaattttttcacttATGGTGCTACTAAAGAATTTTTACTTGGGAATTTTTCacaaataaataacaacaatagttCTGGTTCTAACCtgaaacaagaagaaactTGGATACATTTAGTATCAGGGATAAATGCTGGATTTGTAACATCAACGGCAACAAATCCAATTTGGTTAATTAAAACAAGATTACAATTGGATAAATCCAAGGggaaaaattataaaaattcTTGGGATTGTTTTAAGCATATAATTAAACATGAAGGATTTACTAGTTTATATAGAGGATTAAGTGCTTCTTATTTAGGTGGGATTGAATCTACTATTCAATGGGTATTATATGAACAAATGAGAatgtttattaataaacGATCATTACAAATACATGGGAATGATCcatctaataaatcaactaaAGATCATATATTAGAATGGTCAGCAAGATCTGGTGCTGCTGGTTTAGCCAAATTTATGGCATCTTTAATCACTTATCCTCATGAAGTGGTGAGAACAAGATTAAGACAAGCACCATTGGAATCCACTGGTAAACCAAAATATACTGGATTAATTCAATGTTTTAAATTGGtaattaaagaagaagggTTTGGTAGTATGTATGGTGGTTTAACTCCTCATTTATTAAGAACTGTACCTAATTCTATAATTATGTTTGGAACTTGGGAATTGGTGGTAAGATTGTTATCTGAATGGTAAATGTGAGGAAAGTGAAGTGAAGTGAAGGGAAGTGAAGTGAAGTGAAGAATTTAACTTgtatatattttataaCGAAATGGAAAGAAGAGTTTCGTTACAACtgtgttttctttttttttttttctttttttgctttctgtttaattgatgattggtgatttatttttacttGTACTTGTAATTGTAATAGTATTATGTTGGTGCTTTTTGTAGATAGAATTTATATagatttaaatcaattttgttaAGGTATTTTTCAACTATATTTATGTCTTTTTAAATTTGGTCCGTCTTCCTCTTCATCGTCGTCTTCATGGGGTgaatcattttcttctgAACTATtaccaatatcaatattgttTGATTCAAGGGGTATTTCATTGTTATTTGATTCCAGATTGggattatttttctttgat encodes:
- a CDS encoding mitochondrial carrier protein, putative (Similar to S. cerevisiae RIM2;~In S. cerevisiae: mitochondrial pyrimidine nucleotide transporter; imports pyrimidine nucleoside triphosphates and exports pyrimidine nucleoside monophosphates; member of the mitochondrial carrier family.) is translated as MTEEEKKRLQVLERDAETAYPFLASDEKSSTFKTAEDLESGINPPVSVAIKDKSPKLNIVSNGGGGDGGDFTEKQKPKPKPWVHFVAGGIGGTVGAVVTCPLDVVKTRLQSDVYHSMYNKIPKSGNPIIQVWQHLSETGSVLRGMYINEGGSSLFKGLGPNLVGVIPARSINFFTYGATKEFLLGNFSQINNNNSSGSNSKQEETWIHLVSGINAGFVTSTATNPIWLIKTRLQLDKSKGKNYKNSWDCFKHIIKHEGFTSLYRGLSASYLGGIESTIQWVLYEQMRMFINKRSLQIHGNDPSNKSTKDHILEWSARSGAAGLAKFMASLITYPHEVVRTRLRQAPLESTGKPKYTGLIQCFKLVIKEEGFGSMYGGLTPHLLRTVPNSIIMFGTWELVVRLLSEW